The following proteins are encoded in a genomic region of Arachis stenosperma cultivar V10309 chromosome 4, arast.V10309.gnm1.PFL2, whole genome shotgun sequence:
- the LOC130974702 gene encoding uncharacterized protein LOC130974702: MDGEDSFVALVHCSGKIQKSKRHGVKFTDRESVSIFIRSSSTLAEIKLSILQKLGTRETKLVKKLFYKIPITVVSTGVRYETFMIGSDEDLQVLFHCRHSFPEVRIPEMFAKLEDRVDSSGALTPGPQSTTVGGASTSLPVVAAVVPPPEPERAGVEFEVGPDQVENALCDDNSDEEPVDIGGDSEDDIPRGVRTAHGGSGSGTQEYPPHLSSLNLEAIGQHQNVEATFDGQGMHDGTGLTEFQISQSFQSKEEAVLSVKDYSIRRGVEYMVMESDNLKYQGRCKEFGNGCTWLIRIVMQKRKSTWEVRRYNGAHTCMATSISSDHKQLDYYVICGTCASQDATSQRTH, translated from the coding sequence ATGGATGGGGAGGATAGTTTTGTGGCTCTGGTCCATTGCTCTGGAAAAATTCAAAAGAGCAAACGCCATGGTGTGAAATTCACAGATAGAGAATCGGTTAGTATTTTTATCCGATCTTCGAGTACATTGGCAGAGATTAAGCTCAGCATACTACAAAAGCTCGGTACCCGTGAGACGAAGCTGGTTAAAAAGTTGTTTTACAAGATTCCCATTACCGTTGTGTCAACCGGTGTGAGATATGAGACCTTTATGATAGGGTCGGATGAAGACCTGCAGGTCTTGTTTCACTGCAGGCATAGTTTTCCAGAGGTGAGGATACCTGAGATGTTTGCGAAGTTGGAAGATCGTGTGGATAGCTCTGGGGCATTGACACCGGGTCCTCAGTCGACCACAGTGGGTGGTGCCTCGACATCACTGCCTGTGGTAGCAGCGGTAGTTCCACCTCCCGAGCCCGAACGTGCTGGGGTTGAGTTTGAGGTCGGACCGGATCAAGTTGAGAATGCGCTGTGTGATGATAATTCCGATGAGGAGCCGGTCGATATTGGTGGGGACAGTGAAGATGATATACCGAGAGGTGTACGTACAGCCCATGGAGGTTCCGGTTCTGGAACACAAGAGTACCCTCCCCACCTGTCGTCTTTGAACTTGGAGGCCATCGGCCAACACCAGAATGTAGAGGCAACATTCGATGGGCAGGGTATGCATGATGGGACAGGTTTGACTGAATTTCAGATTAGCCAATCGTTCCAGAGTAAGGAGGAAGCTGTGCTGAGCGTAAAAGATTACAGCATTCGGCGTGGAGTTGAGTACATGGTTATGGAGTCAGACAATCTAAAATACCAAGGGAGATGCAAGGAGTTCGGTAACGGGTGCACATGGTTGATTCGGATAGTCATGCAGAAAAGGAAGAGCACATGGGAAGTAAGGAGGTACAATGGAGCACACACGTGTATGGCCACATCGATTTCGAGCGACCACAAGCAGCTTGATTATTATGTGATTTGTGGAACGTGTGCGTCTCAGGACGCCACCTCTCAACGAACGCACTAA
- the LOC130976303 gene encoding DNA-directed RNA polymerases II, IV and V subunit 9A-like, which yields MSSSSSRFNGKMGGLKFCTKCNNILYPKEDKELKILMYACHNCDHEEIADSNIVYRTKIHHSTAENTQATENLAADPTLPRTKAARCSQCNHGEAVFFQGTARGEEEMCLFFVCCNPNCGHRWRD from the exons atgtcttcttcttcttctcgatTCAATGGCAAGATGGGTGGCTTGAAGTTTTGCACCAAATG CAATAACATTCTGTACCCTAAGGAAGACAAGGAGTTAAAGATTCTCATGTACGCTTGCCACAATTGCGATCACGAG gaGATTGCTGATAGCAACATTGTGTATAGAACAAAGATACATCATTCTACAGCAGAGAATACTCAGGCTACTGAGAATCTAGCTGCAGACCCAACTCTTCCACGCACCAAGGCGGCTCGCTGCAGTCAATGCAACCATGGAGAAGCTGTGTTCTTTCAG GGAACAGCCAGAGGTGAAGAAGAAATGTgtctttttttcgtttgctgCAACCCGAATTGCGGTCACCGATGGAGAGACTGA
- the LOC130976595 gene encoding outer envelope pore protein 16-2, chloroplastic-like yields MNISTSSNLETRSLLDELCNFDKEGMLDLGHPLLNRIAESFLKAAGVGAVQAVSREAYFTAIEGCGTVNNGGALPPEITGAKKKKTQCFSGLKGETSCKSLEALVKNTGKESLQWGLAAGIYSGLTYGLKEARGAHDWKNSAVAGAITGATLALTLEDSSHEHIVQCAITGAAISTAANLLTGIF; encoded by the exons atgaacaTTAGCACAAGCAGTAACTTGGAGACGCGGTCTCTGCTTGATGAGCTCTGCAACTTCGACAAAGAGGGAATGTTGGATCTCGGCCACCCTCTTCTCAACCGCATCGCTGAGAGCTTTCTCAAAGCCGCCGGT GTAGGAGCAGTGCAAGCTGTGTCGCGTGAGGCTTATTTCACGGCCATCGAAG GTTGTGGGACTGTTAATAATGGTGGGGCTTTACCGCCAGAAATCACAGgtgcaaagaagaagaagacgcaGTGTTTTTCAGGTCTAAAAG GAGAAACCAGCTGCAAGTCCCTCGAGGCACTG GTGAAGAACACTGGAAAAGAGTCCTTGCAATGGG GATTGGCTGCTGGAATATATTCAGGTCTTACATATGGCTTGAAGGAAGCTCGCGGAGCGCATGACTGG AAAAATAGTGCAGTTGCTGGAGCAATCACTGGGGCTACACTCGCACTAACATTGGAAGACTCATCTCATGAACACATTGTGCAGTGTGCTATCACTGGAGCTGCAATCTCCACTGCTGCAAATctcctcactgggattttctGA
- the LOC130976809 gene encoding uncharacterized protein LOC130976809, whose amino-acid sequence MLGNNNSNRSVIRLKPGNPPLEVSNTMQKARDSKTGVFSTERCTTYTLGKRHLSCIISEMGCTGQVNVVQINLIEENGKGASANLSMRIIRDDRYGVLCNTNTKLSGSYDSFKESYCVPPLSDAELLCYVCRDTGSGSCFSMTRKKVNAEFVEMVKVKHAFVVDDELTFNVRMKITNNKRIGLCVEVEGPVKLTLDYTKRIVSKIRGKMDTQMEACALFLFKNGMHQIQANHAGQDYDIDDVFL is encoded by the coding sequence ATGCTTGGGAACAATAATAGTAATAGGAGTGTGATCAGACTCAAACCTGGCAACCCTCCATTGGAAGTGAGCAACACCATGCAAAAAGCCAGAGATAGCAAAACTGGCGTGTTCTCCACGGAAAGGTGCACCACGTACACCCTCGGCAAGCGACACCTTTCTTGTATCATATCGGAGATGGGGTGTACCGGCCAGGTGAACGTGGTGCAGATCAATCTCATCGAGGAAAACGGTAAGGGAGCTTCTGCCAACTTGAGCATGCGTATCATAAGGGACGACCGGTACGGTGTCTTATGCAACACAAACACAAAGCTTTCGGGTTCCTACGATTCCTTTAAGGAGAGTTATTGTGTGCCGCCGCTGTCGGACGCCGAGCTCTTGTGCTATGTTTGTCGTGACACCGGCTCCGGCAGCTGTTTCTCCATGACAAGAAAGAAGGTGAATGCCGAGTTTGTGGAAATGGTGAAGGTTAAGCATGCTTTTGTGGTTGATGATGAGTTGACTTTCAATGTGAGAATGAAGATAACCAACAACAAGAGGATTGGACTGTGTGTTGAAGTTGAAGGACCTGTGAAGCTAACTTTGGATTATACTAAGAGAATTGTTTCTAAGATTAGAGGGAAGATGGATACCCAAATGGAGGCTTGTGCTCTCTTTCTTTTCAAGAATGGTATGCATCAAATTCAGGCTAATCATGCTGGCCAGGATTACGACATAGATGATGTTTTCTTGTGA